In Clostridium sp., one DNA window encodes the following:
- a CDS encoding ABC transporter permease: protein MSALSESANSDNIPESDIQSKNIDKVPVVKASDTVNWKPKSKVWPILQIIAFVAALVENIALPTVQIVKVFPYRIMLILFIAYLGIEYVISFFNEKLSAQANHKSQFYFAIGVGFIIWDILSTKTNILPLPFFPGPAQIVQVLVEDAGTLLISTLYSMRLLVLGFVAGTLLGLVSGILIGWYKQWYYWFFPVLKIIGVVPAVAWIPVAMSLFPSTLISEVFLIVLCVWFPVAFMACGGIENIPKSYFEAAKTLGADEKFLIFKIAIPGAMPSIFTGIYTATGLSFTTLVVSEMLGAEAGLGWYINWAKGWSNYAKVYAAIVIMAVVFSIVLAIIFKIRDRVLIWQRGLLK, encoded by the coding sequence GTGAGTGCTTTAAGTGAATCTGCAAATTCAGACAACATACCAGAATCAGATATTCAATCAAAAAATATTGATAAAGTACCGGTTGTCAAAGCATCCGACACTGTAAACTGGAAACCTAAATCAAAGGTCTGGCCAATTTTACAAATCATTGCTTTTGTAGCGGCTTTGGTTGAAAACATAGCTTTGCCTACAGTACAGATTGTTAAAGTCTTTCCATATAGGATAATGCTTATACTTTTTATAGCCTATCTTGGTATAGAATATGTAATTTCGTTTTTCAATGAAAAACTGAGTGCACAAGCAAACCATAAATCACAATTTTACTTTGCCATAGGAGTTGGATTTATAATTTGGGATATTCTATCCACAAAAACCAATATACTTCCGCTCCCATTTTTCCCGGGGCCTGCACAAATAGTTCAGGTCCTTGTGGAAGATGCCGGCACACTTTTAATAAGTACACTTTATTCCATGCGACTTTTAGTACTTGGCTTCGTTGCAGGTACTCTTTTGGGACTTGTTTCCGGAATTTTAATTGGCTGGTACAAACAATGGTATTATTGGTTCTTCCCTGTTCTTAAAATTATAGGTGTTGTACCTGCAGTTGCATGGATACCAGTTGCAATGTCATTATTTCCTTCAACCTTGATTTCCGAAGTATTTTTAATTGTACTCTGTGTGTGGTTTCCTGTAGCCTTCATGGCATGCGGCGGTATAGAAAACATACCCAAATCCTATTTTGAGGCAGCTAAAACTTTAGGTGCAGATGAAAAGTTCCTCATATTCAAAATAGCTATTCCAGGTGCAATGCCATCAATATTTACTGGAATCTACACTGCGACGGGACTTTCCTTCACCACACTCGTAGTTTCAGAGATGCTTGGCGCCGAGGCTGGGCTTGGATGGTATATAAACTGGGCCAAAGGTTGGTCCAATTATGCAAAAGTTTATGCTGCAATAGTTATAATGGCGGTAGTTTTCTCAATAGTACTTGCGATAATATTTAAAATCAGAGACAGAGTACTTATATGGCAAAGGGGGCTTTTGAAATGA
- a CDS encoding ABC transporter substrate-binding protein, with the protein MNKITKIVAALLLVTAVPTLAACGKSTSTSSSENGTGKYKYGKLQIQALGGGVCGAPAYIAKEKGFFAKEGFDVTLVSGTFEQQKTGLASGKFTVTNGDFQFFPSVQQGLDIKVIGGLHKGCIKLVVPPNSPIKTAKDLKGKKIGVDEVGGTPMAITSVVLANNNIDPTKDVKWVPYPLDQLTKAVSKGDVDAFAAWDPFATLAEKNDNYRVITDIAQDPLFKGKSCCFLYASNKEIKDNPEKIAALVRAYKAADDWIAEHPEETAKIELDKKYVSGGDVKLITELIKNYDFKYTTDGAKDDVKYFVEQLNKTGFLKKGTDPVKFADDVYYDALGNSKN; encoded by the coding sequence ATGAATAAAATTACTAAAATAGTTGCTGCGTTATTGCTTGTTACTGCAGTACCTACTCTTGCTGCTTGTGGAAAAAGTACATCTACTTCTTCAAGCGAAAATGGCACAGGAAAATATAAATATGGGAAATTGCAAATTCAGGCTCTCGGAGGTGGTGTTTGCGGTGCCCCTGCCTACATAGCCAAGGAAAAAGGTTTTTTTGCAAAGGAAGGTTTTGATGTAACTCTTGTAAGTGGAACATTTGAACAGCAGAAAACCGGCCTTGCAAGTGGAAAGTTTACTGTTACAAATGGTGACTTTCAATTTTTCCCTTCTGTTCAGCAGGGTCTGGATATAAAAGTCATAGGCGGACTCCACAAAGGTTGTATAAAATTAGTCGTGCCTCCTAATTCACCAATAAAAACTGCAAAAGATTTGAAGGGAAAGAAAATAGGTGTGGATGAAGTAGGGGGAACTCCTATGGCTATAACAAGTGTGGTTCTGGCAAACAACAACATTGATCCTACAAAGGATGTAAAATGGGTTCCTTATCCTCTTGACCAGCTGACAAAGGCTGTTTCGAAAGGTGATGTTGACGCTTTTGCCGCATGGGATCCGTTTGCTACACTGGCTGAAAAAAATGATAATTACAGAGTAATAACCGATATCGCACAGGATCCGTTATTCAAGGGAAAATCATGCTGCTTCCTATATGCTTCCAATAAGGAAATCAAGGATAATCCGGAAAAAATTGCAGCTCTTGTACGAGCTTACAAAGCAGCAGATGACTGGATAGCAGAACATCCTGAAGAAACTGCAAAAATTGAACTTGACAAAAAATATGTATCCGGTGGTGATGTAAAATTAATTACCGAGCTTATAAAAAATTATGATTTCAAATATACTACCGATGGTGCAAAGGATGACGTCAAATATTTTGTAGAACAGCTTAACAAGACTGGATTTTTGAAAAAAGGCACCGATCCTGTTAAATTTGCTGATGATGTGTATTACGATGCACTCGGAAATTCAAAAAATTAA